The following are from one region of the Desulfurispira natronophila genome:
- a CDS encoding glycoside hydrolase family 57 protein → MKPVSVALLWHMHQPSYRDPVSGRYEMPWVFLHAIKDYYDMLHLATRNGCRCTFNLVPSLLRQLEEYASGEANDKILSLIATDPGRLNEEERPLLLRYLFYANEQHMIGPLPRYREMLERKKAGRDDFSADEIQDLQVLFLLAWCGNELKKEELVQQLRRKGRHFSAAEKRQLIDLLMDFVGKIIPAYREAARQGLVEISATPYYHPILPLLINMDRAREAMPTVSLPDVDNELFAPDAARQVRMAQDYMRQIDLPVQGFWPSEGSVSPEAAQLFAQEGVKWIATDEEVLARSLDSFDRDAIYQVYEHEGVPVLFRDRELSDLVGFVYSTWDQERGAQDLVVRLEKIAQRLPQGGVIPVFLDGENAWEHYAEDGKTFLTKFYQAVKDHADLQFVTVSEAVGNHKPRQLTRLHSGSWIYASFSTWVGHREKNRAWELLNITRRFLQNNDPQQQNPQAWEAMMAAEGSDWFWWLGDDQHSELKDLFDLLFREHLLTVYRSLGHTPPSGLFTPIRKQKLKVRQTAPTGHIKPRIDGRQDSFFSWLHAGYIDLRDGASMHRDQNLLDVHYGYSPDGQHLFLKVRCRQIPADNSNRLDIVLNDQLSVRAPFYRGATAEQEHWLVAVDDEVEARISLERIAQLRQGEDDRHYRLTLVHIRDEEEQERTPLHWPAMLESSDDMLLKNWVV, encoded by the coding sequence ATGAAACCTGTCAGCGTTGCCCTGCTGTGGCACATGCACCAACCTTCATATCGTGATCCGGTTTCGGGGCGATACGAAATGCCCTGGGTGTTCCTCCACGCCATCAAGGATTACTATGACATGCTGCACCTGGCCACCAGGAATGGTTGCCGGTGCACTTTCAATCTGGTTCCCTCCCTGCTGAGACAGCTAGAGGAGTATGCCAGTGGTGAAGCCAATGATAAAATTCTCAGCCTGATTGCTACTGATCCCGGCAGGCTCAACGAAGAAGAGCGTCCTTTGCTCCTGCGCTACCTTTTCTACGCAAACGAACAGCACATGATTGGCCCCCTGCCACGCTACCGGGAAATGCTGGAGCGCAAAAAAGCTGGACGGGATGACTTTAGTGCAGATGAAATCCAGGACCTGCAGGTGCTCTTTTTGCTGGCCTGGTGTGGAAACGAGCTTAAAAAAGAAGAACTGGTGCAGCAGCTGCGCCGCAAAGGGCGCCATTTCAGCGCCGCCGAGAAACGCCAGCTGATAGATCTGCTCATGGACTTTGTGGGCAAAATCATTCCCGCCTATCGTGAAGCGGCCAGGCAGGGTTTGGTGGAAATAAGCGCCACACCTTACTATCATCCCATTCTTCCATTGCTGATCAATATGGACCGGGCCAGAGAGGCTATGCCTACCGTATCCTTGCCGGACGTGGACAATGAACTCTTTGCTCCCGATGCCGCGCGGCAGGTGCGTATGGCCCAGGACTACATGCGCCAGATTGATTTGCCAGTGCAAGGATTCTGGCCCTCCGAGGGAAGTGTCAGTCCCGAAGCAGCCCAGCTGTTTGCCCAGGAGGGAGTGAAGTGGATTGCCACCGATGAGGAGGTCCTCGCCCGCTCCCTGGACTCCTTTGACCGGGATGCCATTTATCAGGTGTATGAGCACGAAGGCGTGCCCGTGCTCTTTCGCGACCGGGAGCTGAGTGACCTGGTGGGTTTTGTCTACAGCACCTGGGATCAGGAACGTGGGGCCCAGGACCTGGTGGTGCGACTGGAGAAAATTGCCCAGCGACTTCCCCAGGGCGGAGTTATCCCGGTATTTTTGGATGGTGAAAACGCCTGGGAGCACTATGCCGAAGATGGCAAAACCTTTTTGACAAAGTTTTATCAGGCCGTAAAAGACCATGCCGATCTGCAGTTTGTGACGGTTTCCGAAGCAGTTGGAAACCATAAACCCCGCCAGTTGACCCGCCTGCACTCCGGATCCTGGATATACGCCTCCTTCTCCACCTGGGTTGGGCACCGGGAGAAAAATCGTGCTTGGGAGCTATTGAACATCACCCGCCGCTTCTTGCAAAATAACGACCCTCAGCAGCAAAATCCCCAGGCGTGGGAGGCCATGATGGCCGCAGAGGGCAGCGACTGGTTCTGGTGGTTGGGCGACGATCAACACAGCGAACTCAAGGACCTTTTTGACCTGCTTTTCCGCGAGCACCTGCTTACTGTTTACCGCAGCCTGGGGCACACGCCTCCATCCGGCCTCTTTACCCCTATTCGCAAACAAAAGCTCAAAGTGCGGCAGACCGCACCTACCGGACATATTAAACCCCGCATTGATGGACGACAGGACTCCTTTTTTTCCTGGCTTCACGCCGGCTATATCGATTTGCGGGACGGTGCCAGCATGCACCGTGACCAAAATTTGCTGGATGTCCATTACGGGTATAGTCCCGACGGGCAACATCTCTTTCTCAAAGTTCGGTGTCGACAGATTCCGGCGGACAACAGCAACAGGCTGGATATTGTCCTCAATGATCAACTCAGCGTCCGGGCTCCATTCTACCGTGGAGCCACAGCGGAGCAGGAACACTGGCTGGTGGCGGTAGATGATGAGGTAGAGGCACGGATCTCTTTGGAGCGCATAGCCCAGCTGCGCCAGGGTGAAGACGACAGGCACTACCGGCTGACCCTGGTTCATATAAGGGATGAAGAAGAGCAGGAGCGCACCCCTCTGCATTGGCCTGCCATGCTGGAAAGCAGCGACGATATGTTGCTGAAAAACTGGGTGGTGTAA